One genomic region from Salipiger sp. CCB-MM3 encodes:
- a CDS encoding helix-turn-helix transcriptional regulator codes for MIPSGNIRMRSAEHDDDDDLPYDLKLPPAPGVDDALRFGEMVRARRKALGLRQADIAHATGMGRRYIVDLEKGKPTLRLGPALMIARYLGVEPDLVKEVPAAPRDALPEWLPDDEA; via the coding sequence ATGATCCCGAGCGGTAACATTCGAATGCGCAGCGCGGAACACGACGATGACGACGATCTCCCCTATGATCTGAAGCTACCGCCGGCGCCGGGCGTCGACGATGCGCTGAGGTTCGGGGAAATGGTCAGGGCGCGTAGGAAAGCCCTTGGCCTGCGTCAGGCGGACATTGCACATGCCACCGGGATGGGCCGACGGTACATAGTCGACCTGGAGAAGGGTAAGCCGACCCTGCGGCTCGGGCCGGCTCTCATGATCGCACGCTATCTCGGAGTTGAACCCGATCTCGTAAAAGAGGTGCCGGCGGCACCGCGCGATGCTCTCCCGGAGTGGCTACCGGACGATGAGGCCTAG
- a CDS encoding RecQ family ATP-dependent DNA helicase encodes MFNKAFVPKKPKPLTALSRRREPRNFADFLKLATSFDLEMKGRAGSPLTLRDAAAIPAVSALKDIETSRRGMSARDVVKELRRRRLAIGHNAARFDIPELESLAGTTLSDIPLVDTLWLSPLAFPANDTHRLEKPYLEKDKVLPDPEEDARNSVLLLRDEVERLRAMDRDWLEILCWLCCLGPASLGYEFLFEVIFESIEPLPSAPLEAARVVVPKIRAIFGDTLCLHGLHDQVLMAFKSGNGWPLAWALSWHRHKVERAAPARWLLETFPEFQLALDDLGRRRCSHRSCIRCRDHGTPLESMAHWFPPAPGQILAFQPPFDLGYLTYQEQVMRAALARRDTLGILPTGTGKSRCFQVPALEQHARTGDLAVVISPLKALMEDQIKKAKSENLPGVDRLHGDLDAVECERVFDAVRSGHTALLYISPEGLGGAAMRKLLESRRIGMWVFDEVHCVPTWGKGFRGDYWRAVSWARDCGAKGSDRATILCLTATARPETRKDIQTVFSQRLGRRLQVIDGGADRPNLTYRVLEREGELDDQIDRLLRDPQLLPGNGQAIIYAYRQKDTLEIAAQLMRRGHRAAAYHAELHKERKARVEEAFADGDLKVVVATIAFGMGVDTPRVRLVVHAAPPASLEAYAQEAGRAGRDRRAATCIMLRDPEEMDRRHASLARGHLAKEDMDTILAHLLGLRRRLRDARDNSALRPTLSLPYRLVARDVLGLPKGKDPGKSLKFQSDRINRIVDELETNGLIEKLRHEQSLSHLRVQMEALSSLIAQRSALPKIEGMIVDVLARELEKCPGEIPALPEDKEALADACNPKRPPALSHLSQALNRLKEKGLLHAVVELEVGLGPRGTAEKIVETWALKGEAVLDAVTDLFEEREAAAAEQEEGSEEKGAADAALLEKPLETTLMIVSRRAEGKLPEEVKLFPKEALQLLEELSELGLLEMEDRPSGMTRALSLKLPHDLDDASDLPLRSNRQIARVLAALRHLAGDQRFLEVELETLLDTLVSLDMDLEQTWRRPDGSHLTLAEAKKLCRRHLRKLSELKVITVSRGLYPPREECTVRVAERSTNITVRSYTKDMFTAGVEAFQQEEIRQLHLVDGFGSQVLEDESQAPALLRRYFKDASEESLEAVYEGAELELVRNNRPAPVGRQIKLRSRLDERQAAIVHGSTELQDTLILAGPGAGKTRVLVERIVWLVSVERVPPDQILALCYSRRAAEEIRERLREDTALGRLGALVAVYTYHSFALQVLGKSFAELSDEAMPEQAIARKGEDLNEGPPTAFDLILKSASERLREHRRANGDMSDILLRRFRWAFVDEFQDVTDTSFDLIREISQQSQKSSARQTRVKPVFTVKGGEQVPEPVVDVRFCAVGDDDQNIYDFDGASGKHIRDFEKLFPGAARPELTWNYRSSGAILAAAAEIISGCSDRLKLNPIEINPARCGDPLQGAYFQSQRPDLGKVALCWAEDGSIELQAAIAAARLLGLSGQVPKAQWKWPSTAVLVRNRKHIAVVEGALEAAGIEVSRDLQGLVPMARVREALHVRGWLEEMGRLGRLICKEDADQAAARLDERFDNRWSAPIAEWLRDLSWDEGESGGLPARQLLDEFMEWAHGWRPRQSGVAVLTAHSSKGLEFDNVVVLEAGWAKGYTLNVKDADRRLFYVAATRARHSLSLVSSGLGIFRKMLDGRSADHLTKLNVAPHPEAVRAAITPRLMPCSVRDVFLSFPAWDGFRCTSTEESREGVRRTISNLRVGDRLILERTLQADSNPWHLFAERKGRRVRIGKMQKGFEPGADGQRFSAMVFALVGWNKTDSEEGYQGSIKLDRWLTVVPAWSSKE; translated from the coding sequence GTGTTCAACAAGGCCTTTGTTCCGAAGAAGCCCAAGCCTCTGACGGCACTCTCGCGAAGGCGGGAGCCTCGAAACTTCGCGGATTTTCTGAAGCTCGCGACATCCTTCGATCTTGAAATGAAAGGGCGCGCCGGCAGCCCGCTGACGCTTCGGGACGCTGCTGCCATTCCTGCTGTCTCTGCGCTCAAAGACATCGAGACTTCGCGCAGGGGCATGAGCGCACGTGATGTCGTCAAGGAGTTGAGGCGCCGCCGGCTCGCCATAGGCCACAATGCGGCCCGGTTCGACATCCCCGAGCTCGAGTCTCTGGCTGGCACGACGCTTTCGGATATCCCCCTGGTCGATACGCTATGGCTAAGCCCCCTCGCCTTCCCGGCAAACGATACGCACAGGCTGGAAAAGCCCTACCTTGAGAAAGACAAAGTCCTCCCCGATCCGGAGGAGGATGCCAGGAATTCTGTTCTGCTGCTTCGCGATGAGGTGGAACGCCTCCGGGCAATGGATCGGGACTGGCTGGAGATCCTCTGCTGGCTCTGCTGCCTTGGACCTGCGTCTCTTGGCTATGAGTTCCTCTTCGAGGTCATTTTCGAAAGCATTGAGCCGCTGCCCAGCGCGCCGCTAGAGGCTGCCCGTGTGGTTGTCCCCAAGATACGCGCGATCTTTGGCGACACGCTCTGCCTTCACGGCTTGCATGACCAGGTGCTGATGGCGTTCAAATCCGGCAATGGCTGGCCTCTGGCCTGGGCCCTTAGCTGGCATCGCCATAAGGTCGAGCGGGCCGCTCCCGCGCGATGGCTGCTGGAGACCTTCCCCGAGTTCCAACTCGCGCTTGATGACCTCGGACGGCGCCGGTGCAGTCATCGATCCTGCATCCGCTGCCGGGATCATGGAACTCCGCTTGAGAGCATGGCGCACTGGTTTCCGCCGGCCCCGGGACAGATCCTTGCGTTCCAGCCGCCCTTTGATCTGGGATATCTGACGTATCAGGAACAGGTTATGAGGGCTGCGCTCGCGCGGCGCGACACTCTTGGCATCCTGCCGACGGGCACCGGCAAGTCGCGCTGCTTCCAGGTCCCTGCCCTCGAGCAGCATGCGCGCACCGGCGATCTCGCTGTGGTGATCTCCCCCCTGAAAGCCCTGATGGAAGATCAGATCAAGAAGGCGAAGTCAGAGAACCTCCCGGGCGTTGACCGGCTTCATGGCGATCTCGATGCGGTTGAGTGTGAGCGGGTCTTCGACGCGGTGAGGTCGGGTCACACGGCGCTCCTCTACATCTCGCCCGAGGGGCTTGGCGGGGCCGCGATGCGAAAGCTCCTTGAGAGCCGGCGGATCGGCATGTGGGTCTTCGACGAGGTCCACTGTGTGCCGACATGGGGAAAGGGCTTCAGGGGAGACTATTGGAGGGCGGTCTCCTGGGCGCGCGACTGCGGCGCGAAGGGAAGCGACAGGGCAACCATTCTTTGCCTGACGGCCACAGCCCGCCCGGAAACCAGGAAAGACATACAGACAGTTTTCAGCCAGCGCCTGGGCCGGAGGCTGCAGGTCATCGATGGCGGCGCCGACCGGCCCAACCTGACCTACCGCGTACTGGAGCGCGAAGGGGAGCTCGACGACCAGATCGACAGGCTTCTGAGAGATCCGCAGCTGCTGCCCGGGAACGGGCAGGCGATCATCTATGCCTACCGGCAAAAGGATACCCTGGAGATCGCGGCCCAGCTCATGCGGCGAGGGCACCGCGCAGCAGCGTATCATGCCGAACTTCACAAGGAGCGCAAAGCACGGGTGGAGGAAGCGTTCGCCGACGGCGATCTGAAGGTGGTTGTAGCGACCATCGCCTTTGGCATGGGCGTGGATACCCCGAGAGTGCGCCTCGTGGTGCATGCGGCTCCTCCGGCCTCTCTCGAGGCCTATGCCCAGGAAGCGGGACGCGCCGGACGAGACCGCAGGGCTGCGACCTGCATCATGCTGCGGGATCCCGAGGAGATGGACCGCCGGCATGCCAGCCTGGCGCGCGGCCATCTCGCCAAGGAGGACATGGATACCATCCTTGCCCATCTTCTGGGTCTGCGTCGGAGGCTCCGGGATGCCAGGGACAACAGCGCCCTGCGGCCGACACTCTCCCTTCCCTACAGGCTTGTTGCACGCGATGTCCTCGGATTGCCGAAAGGCAAGGATCCCGGCAAATCTCTGAAGTTCCAGAGCGACCGCATCAATCGTATCGTCGATGAGCTCGAAACCAACGGGCTCATAGAGAAGCTGCGTCATGAGCAGTCCCTCTCCCACCTGCGGGTGCAGATGGAGGCGCTCTCCTCCTTGATCGCCCAGCGCAGCGCGCTGCCGAAGATCGAAGGGATGATCGTCGACGTCCTTGCCAGAGAGCTGGAGAAGTGCCCTGGAGAGATCCCTGCCCTGCCAGAAGACAAGGAAGCGCTGGCGGACGCGTGCAACCCGAAGCGGCCTCCGGCCTTGTCGCACCTCTCCCAGGCGCTCAATCGCCTCAAGGAGAAGGGACTGCTGCATGCGGTCGTGGAACTTGAGGTCGGGCTCGGACCGCGGGGAACCGCTGAGAAGATCGTCGAGACATGGGCGCTCAAGGGAGAGGCGGTGCTCGATGCGGTGACGGACCTTTTCGAGGAGCGCGAGGCGGCGGCTGCGGAGCAGGAAGAGGGATCAGAAGAGAAGGGCGCCGCTGATGCAGCCCTGCTGGAGAAACCTCTAGAGACGACCCTGATGATTGTCTCACGCCGCGCCGAAGGCAAGCTGCCCGAGGAGGTGAAGCTCTTTCCCAAGGAGGCGCTGCAGCTCCTCGAAGAGCTTTCGGAGCTCGGTCTTCTGGAAATGGAGGATCGTCCATCCGGCATGACCCGGGCGCTGTCCCTGAAGCTACCCCATGATCTTGATGATGCTTCAGACCTGCCGCTCCGATCGAACCGCCAGATTGCCCGGGTTCTTGCGGCCTTGCGGCACCTGGCCGGCGACCAGCGTTTCCTTGAGGTTGAACTCGAGACACTGCTCGACACGCTCGTTTCCCTCGACATGGATCTCGAGCAAACCTGGAGGAGGCCAGATGGAAGTCATCTGACGCTGGCTGAGGCGAAGAAACTCTGCCGCCGACATCTGCGAAAGCTATCGGAACTCAAGGTCATCACGGTGTCCCGAGGGCTCTATCCTCCTAGGGAGGAGTGCACCGTCCGGGTTGCCGAGCGCAGCACAAATATCACCGTTCGGTCCTATACCAAGGACATGTTCACGGCCGGGGTGGAAGCCTTCCAGCAGGAGGAAATCCGCCAGTTGCACCTCGTCGACGGCTTTGGCAGCCAGGTGCTGGAAGACGAAAGCCAGGCGCCTGCCCTTCTGCGCAGATATTTCAAGGACGCCTCCGAAGAGAGCCTCGAGGCGGTTTACGAGGGCGCAGAGCTTGAGCTTGTTCGCAACAACCGGCCGGCGCCTGTCGGCCGGCAGATCAAACTTCGCTCCCGACTTGATGAACGCCAGGCGGCAATTGTGCATGGCAGTACCGAGCTTCAGGACACCCTCATCCTCGCGGGCCCGGGAGCAGGCAAGACGCGGGTCCTTGTCGAGCGCATTGTCTGGCTGGTCTCGGTCGAGCGGGTGCCACCCGACCAGATCCTGGCCCTTTGCTACAGCCGCCGCGCGGCCGAAGAAATTCGCGAAAGGCTTCGGGAAGACACCGCGCTTGGACGCCTCGGCGCCCTGGTGGCGGTCTACACCTATCATTCCTTTGCCCTCCAGGTGCTCGGCAAGTCCTTTGCGGAACTCTCGGATGAGGCCATGCCCGAACAGGCAATCGCCCGCAAAGGCGAAGACCTGAATGAAGGACCGCCCACTGCCTTCGATCTGATACTGAAGTCTGCGAGCGAGCGTCTTCGAGAGCACAGGCGAGCCAACGGCGACATGTCGGACATCCTGCTGCGGCGGTTCCGCTGGGCCTTTGTCGATGAGTTCCAGGATGTCACCGACACGTCCTTCGATCTGATCAGAGAGATTTCGCAGCAGAGCCAGAAGTCTTCCGCGCGGCAAACCAGGGTGAAGCCCGTCTTTACCGTAAAGGGCGGAGAGCAGGTGCCGGAGCCGGTCGTCGACGTGCGTTTCTGCGCCGTGGGCGATGACGATCAGAACATCTACGACTTCGACGGGGCGAGCGGAAAACACATCCGCGACTTCGAGAAACTCTTCCCGGGGGCGGCACGCCCGGAGCTCACATGGAACTATCGATCGAGCGGGGCCATTCTTGCGGCCGCGGCGGAGATCATCTCCGGATGCTCCGATCGCCTCAAGCTCAACCCCATCGAGATCAACCCCGCTCGGTGCGGAGACCCGCTGCAGGGGGCGTATTTCCAGTCCCAGCGTCCCGACCTCGGAAAGGTCGCCCTGTGCTGGGCCGAAGACGGCTCTATCGAGCTTCAAGCTGCCATCGCAGCCGCGCGTCTACTCGGCCTTTCAGGTCAGGTTCCCAAGGCGCAGTGGAAATGGCCCTCAACGGCCGTCCTGGTCCGGAACCGCAAGCACATCGCCGTGGTCGAGGGCGCCCTGGAAGCTGCGGGGATAGAGGTATCCCGGGACTTGCAGGGGCTGGTACCCATGGCGCGGGTCCGCGAAGCCCTTCATGTTCGGGGGTGGCTCGAAGAGATGGGTCGTCTGGGTCGCCTCATATGCAAGGAGGATGCTGATCAAGCCGCTGCCCGACTTGATGAGCGCTTCGATAACCGCTGGTCAGCTCCCATCGCCGAGTGGCTGCGTGACCTGTCGTGGGATGAGGGTGAGAGCGGGGGATTGCCTGCGCGGCAGCTGCTCGACGAGTTCATGGAGTGGGCGCACGGCTGGCGGCCACGGCAGAGCGGCGTCGCGGTGCTGACAGCCCATAGCTCTAAGGGCCTTGAGTTCGACAATGTTGTGGTTCTCGAGGCCGGATGGGCCAAGGGGTATACGCTCAATGTAAAGGATGCGGATCGCCGGCTATTCTATGTGGCTGCCACCCGCGCCAGGCACAGCTTGAGCCTTGTGTCTTCCGGCCTTGGGATATTCCGCAAGATGCTGGATGGGCGCTCCGCAGATCATCTCACGAAGCTGAATGTTGCGCCACATCCGGAGGCGGTGAGAGCCGCCATCACGCCGCGCCTGATGCCCTGCTCTGTTCGCGATGTCTTTCTGTCTTTCCCGGCTTGGGACGGGTTTCGATGCACCAGCACTGAGGAGAGCCGGGAGGGGGTGAGGCGGACAATCTCTAATCTGCGCGTTGGAGATCGCCTGATCCTCGAGAGAACACTGCAGGCAGACAGCAATCCCTGGCACCTATTTGCCGAGCGCAAGGGCCGTCGCGTTCGCATCGGCAAGATGCAGAAGGGGTTCGAGCCAGGGGCTGACGGACAGAGATTCTCGGCGATGGTCTTTGCCCTGGTTGGCTGGAACAAGACAGACAGCGAAGAAGGCTACCAAGGGAGCATCAAGCTTGATCGTTGGCTCACGGTGGTGCCGGCGTGGTCATCTAAAGAATGA